One genomic segment of Pseudomonas sp. p1(2021b) includes these proteins:
- a CDS encoding ATP-binding protein, whose translation MKTPLWFPQSFFARTLWLVLIVVLFSKALTLVYLLMNEDVLVDRQYSHGVALTLRAYWAADEENREKIADAAGLIRVTGAGVPEGEQHWPYSEIYQRQMQAELGEDTEVRLRIHAPPALWVNAPSLGPGWLKVPLYPHPLRGQKIWNVLGWFLAIGLLSTASAWIFVRQLNQPLKRLVFAARQLGQGRSVRLPISDTPSEMTEVYRAFNQMAEDVEQAGRERELMLAGVSHDLRTPLTRLRLSLSLLANDSELTDDMVRDIEDMDAILDQFLAFIRDGRDEPVEEADLGDLVREVVAPYNQPEERVRLCLEPIPPFPLRRVSLKRMLGNLIGNALHHAGKGVEVAAYVSGDQSAPYVVLSVLDRGAGIDESELETIFNPFIRGDRARGGKGTGLGLAIVKRIAAQHGGNVELRNRSGGGIEARVRLPLGLLLPRNAV comes from the coding sequence ATGAAAACGCCCCTTTGGTTCCCACAAAGCTTCTTCGCCCGCACCCTGTGGCTGGTGTTGATCGTCGTCCTGTTTTCCAAGGCACTGACCCTGGTGTACCTGTTGATGAACGAGGATGTGCTGGTCGATCGCCAGTACAGCCATGGCGTGGCGCTGACGCTGCGCGCCTACTGGGCGGCCGACGAGGAAAACCGTGAGAAGATCGCCGACGCCGCCGGCCTGATCCGGGTGACCGGCGCTGGCGTGCCCGAGGGCGAGCAGCATTGGCCCTACAGCGAGATCTACCAGCGCCAGATGCAGGCCGAGCTGGGCGAGGATACCGAAGTACGCCTGCGCATCCATGCGCCACCTGCCTTGTGGGTCAACGCGCCCAGCCTGGGCCCGGGCTGGCTGAAGGTTCCGCTGTACCCGCACCCGCTGCGCGGGCAGAAGATCTGGAACGTGCTGGGTTGGTTCCTGGCCATCGGCCTGTTGTCCACCGCCTCGGCATGGATCTTCGTGCGCCAGCTCAACCAGCCTCTCAAGCGCCTGGTGTTCGCCGCCCGGCAACTGGGCCAGGGGCGTAGCGTGCGTCTGCCGATCAGCGATACACCAAGCGAAATGACCGAGGTGTACCGGGCATTCAACCAGATGGCCGAGGATGTCGAGCAGGCCGGGCGCGAGCGTGAACTGATGCTGGCGGGTGTCTCCCATGACCTGCGTACACCGCTGACCCGGTTGCGCCTGTCGCTGTCGCTGTTGGCCAACGACAGCGAGCTGACCGATGACATGGTCCGTGATATCGAGGACATGGACGCGATTCTAGACCAGTTCCTGGCGTTCATCCGCGATGGCCGTGACGAGCCGGTGGAGGAGGCCGACCTGGGCGACCTGGTGCGCGAAGTGGTGGCACCCTACAACCAGCCCGAGGAACGGGTGCGGCTGTGCCTGGAGCCGATCCCGCCATTCCCGCTGCGCCGGGTGTCGCTCAAGCGCATGCTGGGCAACCTGATCGGTAACGCCCTGCACCATGCCGGCAAGGGCGTCGAGGTGGCGGCCTATGTATCAGGTGACCAGAGCGCGCCCTATGTGGTGCTCAGCGTGCTGGACCGTGGGGCAGGGATCGACGAGTCGGAGCTGGAGACCATCTTCAACCCGTTCATCCGTGGGGACCGTGCCCGCGGTGGCAAGGGCACCGGGCTGGGGTTGGCGATCGTCAAGCGAATCGCGGCGCAGCATGGCGGGAATGTGGAACTGCGCAACCGGTCGGGTGGCGGGATCGAGGCGCGGGTGAGGTTGCCGTTGGGGTTGTTGTTGCCGCGTAATGCCGTGTGA
- a CDS encoding Tex family protein gives MDSINSRIAEELGVRPQQVEAAVALLDEGSTVPFIARYRKEVTGSLDDTQLRHLEERLRYLRELDERRASILASIEEQGKLTPELAREIKLADTKTRLEDLYLPYKQKRRTKGQIALEAGLGELADGLLGDPQLTPETEAARFVDAEKGVADIKAALEGAKYILMERFAEDAALLDKLRGFLKQESVLSARVVAGKEEEGAKFRDYFAHDELLRNVPSHRALAIFRGRNEGVLSASLKVGEELPGTLHPCELMIASHFGLDNRNRPADKWLAEVVRWTWKVKLYTHLETDLFGELRDNAEGEAINVFAHNLHDLLLAAPAGPRATLGFDPGLRTGCKVAVVDATGKLLDHTTVYPHAPKNDWDRTISILAALCAKHSVELIAIGNGTASRESDKLVTELVKKYPALKITKIMVSEAGASVYSASELAAREFPDLDVSIRGAVSIARRLQDPLAELVKIDPKSIGVGQYQHDVSQVKLARGLDAVVEDCVNAVGVDVNTASVALLTRISGLNATLAQNIVAHRDANGPFTTRAALKKVSRLGEKTFEQAAGFLRVMNGDNPLDASAVHPEAYPLVQRIAVDTGRDIRSLIGDSAFLKRLDPKQFTDETFGLPTVTDILQELDKPGRDPRPEFKTATFQDGVEDLKDLEPGMILEGVVTNVTNFGAFVDIGVHQDGLVHISALSEKFVKDPREAVKAGDVVKVKVMEVDIPRKRVGLSMRMSDTPGEKVDGNRGGNRGNGGNRQQQAPRQRETAAAPANNAMAALFANAKQLKKK, from the coding sequence ATGGATAGCATCAACAGCCGTATCGCCGAGGAACTGGGCGTTCGCCCGCAGCAGGTCGAGGCGGCCGTGGCCCTGTTGGACGAAGGCTCGACGGTGCCTTTCATCGCCCGTTACCGCAAGGAGGTGACCGGCAGCCTGGACGACACCCAGCTGCGTCACCTGGAGGAACGCCTGCGCTACCTGCGCGAGCTCGACGAGCGGCGTGCCAGCATCCTGGCCAGCATCGAGGAGCAGGGCAAGCTGACCCCGGAGCTGGCCCGCGAAATCAAGCTGGCCGACACCAAGACCCGCCTGGAAGACCTCTACCTCCCCTACAAGCAGAAGCGTCGCACCAAGGGCCAGATCGCCCTGGAGGCCGGCCTGGGCGAGCTGGCCGACGGCCTGCTCGGCGACCCGCAGCTGACCCCGGAGACCGAAGCGGCGCGTTTCGTCGATGCCGAAAAAGGCGTGGCCGACATCAAGGCCGCCCTCGAAGGCGCCAAGTACATCCTCATGGAGCGCTTCGCCGAGGACGCCGCCCTGCTCGACAAGCTGCGTGGCTTCCTCAAGCAGGAGTCGGTACTCAGCGCCCGCGTGGTGGCGGGCAAGGAAGAGGAAGGCGCCAAGTTCCGCGACTACTTCGCCCATGACGAATTGCTGCGCAACGTCCCCTCGCACCGCGCCCTGGCGATCTTCCGCGGCCGCAACGAAGGTGTGCTCAGCGCTTCTTTGAAGGTGGGCGAAGAGCTGCCAGGCACCCTGCACCCGTGCGAGCTGATGATCGCCAGCCATTTCGGCCTGGACAACCGCAACCGCCCGGCCGACAAATGGCTGGCCGAAGTGGTGCGCTGGACCTGGAAGGTCAAGCTGTACACCCACCTGGAAACCGACTTGTTCGGCGAACTGCGCGACAACGCCGAAGGCGAGGCGATCAACGTCTTCGCCCACAACCTGCACGACCTGCTGCTGGCCGCCCCGGCCGGCCCCCGCGCCACCCTGGGCTTCGACCCTGGCCTGCGCACCGGCTGCAAGGTCGCCGTGGTCGACGCCACCGGCAAGCTGCTGGATCACACCACGGTCTACCCACACGCTCCGAAGAACGACTGGGACCGCACCATTTCCATCCTCGCGGCCCTGTGCGCCAAGCACTCGGTCGAGCTGATCGCCATCGGCAACGGTACCGCCAGCCGTGAGAGCGACAAGCTGGTGACCGAGCTGGTCAAGAAATACCCGGCCCTGAAGATCACCAAGATCATGGTCTCCGAGGCCGGCGCATCGGTGTACTCGGCCTCGGAACTGGCCGCCCGTGAGTTCCCGGACCTGGACGTGTCGATCCGTGGCGCCGTGTCCATCGCCCGCCGCCTGCAGGACCCGCTGGCCGAGTTGGTGAAGATCGACCCCAAATCCATCGGTGTCGGCCAGTACCAGCACGACGTCTCCCAGGTGAAGCTGGCCCGAGGCCTGGACGCCGTGGTCGAGGACTGCGTGAACGCCGTGGGCGTGGACGTCAACACCGCCTCGGTGGCGCTGCTGACACGCATTTCTGGCCTCAATGCGACCCTGGCCCAGAACATCGTCGCCCACCGCGACGCCAACGGCCCGTTCACCACCCGCGCGGCGCTCAAGAAGGTCAGCCGCCTGGGCGAGAAGACCTTCGAACAAGCCGCCGGCTTCCTGCGCGTGATGAACGGCGACAACCCGCTGGATGCCTCGGCGGTGCACCCGGAGGCCTACCCGCTGGTGCAGCGCATCGCCGTCGACACCGGCCGCGACATCCGTTCGCTGATCGGCGACAGCGCCTTCCTCAAGCGCCTGGACCCGAAGCAGTTCACCGACGAAACCTTCGGCCTGCCGACCGTCACCGACATCCTCCAGGAGCTGGACAAGCCCGGTCGCGACCCACGCCCCGAGTTCAAGACCGCTACCTTCCAGGACGGCGTCGAGGACCTCAAGGACCTGGAACCGGGCATGATCCTCGAAGGCGTGGTGACCAACGTCACCAACTTCGGCGCCTTCGTCGACATCGGCGTGCACCAGGATGGCCTGGTGCATATCTCGGCGCTCTCGGAGAAGTTCGTCAAGGACCCGCGCGAAGCGGTCAAGGCGGGCGATGTGGTCAAGGTCAAGGTCATGGAAGTGGACATCCCGCGCAAGCGCGTCGGCCTGTCCATGCGCATGAGCGACACCCCCGGTGAAAAAGTCGATGGCAACCGTGGTGGCAACCGCGGCAATGGCGGCAACCGCCAGCAGCAGGCGCCGCGCCAGCGGGAAACCGCCGCGGCACCGGCCAACAACGCCATGGCAGCCCTGTTCGCCAATGCCAAGCAGTTGAAGAAGAAGTGA
- the ssuC gene encoding aliphatic sulfonate ABC transporter permease SsuC has protein sequence MSHATSAWSKRLAPWALPLLLLVVWQLAVASGWLSTRILPAPSAVVSAGVELVRSGEIWTHLAISGWRAALGFLIGGSIGLVLGFITGLSNWGERLLDSSVQMIRNVPHLALIPLVILWFGIDESAKIFLVALGTLFPIYLNTYHGIRNVDPALVEMARSYGLSGLGLFRQVILPGALPSILVGVRFALGFMWLTLIVAETISANSGIGYLAMNAREFLQTDVVVLAIVLYAVLGKLADLAARGLERVWLRWHPAYQAAKKEGA, from the coding sequence ATGAGTCATGCAACCTCTGCCTGGTCGAAGCGCCTGGCGCCCTGGGCCTTGCCATTGCTGCTGTTGGTGGTATGGCAACTGGCGGTCGCCAGCGGCTGGCTGTCGACCCGCATTCTGCCGGCGCCGAGCGCGGTGGTCAGCGCGGGCGTCGAGCTGGTGCGCAGCGGCGAGATCTGGACGCACCTGGCCATCAGCGGCTGGCGCGCTGCCTTGGGCTTTTTGATCGGTGGCAGCATCGGCCTGGTGCTGGGCTTCATCACGGGCCTGTCGAACTGGGGTGAACGCCTGCTCGACAGCTCGGTACAGATGATCCGCAACGTGCCGCACCTGGCGCTGATCCCGCTGGTGATCCTGTGGTTCGGCATCGATGAGTCGGCGAAGATTTTCCTGGTGGCGCTGGGGACCTTGTTCCCAATCTACCTCAACACCTACCACGGCATCCGCAACGTCGACCCGGCCCTGGTGGAGATGGCGCGCAGCTATGGCCTGTCGGGCCTGGGCCTGTTCCGCCAGGTGATCCTGCCGGGGGCGTTGCCCTCGATCCTGGTGGGCGTGCGCTTCGCCCTGGGCTTCATGTGGCTGACGCTGATCGTCGCCGAGACCATCTCGGCCAATTCCGGTATCGGCTACCTGGCGATGAACGCTCGGGAGTTCCTGCAGACCGACGTGGTGGTGCTGGCCATCGTCCTGTACGCCGTGCTCGGCAAGCTCGCCGACCTGGCCGCCCGAGGCCTGGAGCGTGTCTGGCTGCGTTGGCACCCGGCCTATCAAGCAGCGAAGAAGGAGGGCGCATGA
- the ompR gene encoding two-component system response regulator OmpR: MTSTANTAEGDKILIVDDDPGLSSLLERFFTSKGYRARTVPNTEQMDRLLSREVFNLVVLDLMLPGEDGLAACKRLRAANNQIPIIMLTAKGDELSRIKGLELGADDYLGKPFNPDELVARVKAVLRRQAPSVPGAPGSEEETVTFGDYELSLATRELKRGEEVHMLTTGEFAVLKALVMHAREPLTRDKLMNLARGREWDALERSIDVQISRLRRMIEPDPSKPRYIQTVWGVGYVFVPDGNTSK, encoded by the coding sequence ATGACCAGCACCGCAAATACCGCTGAAGGCGACAAGATTCTCATCGTCGATGACGATCCGGGGCTGAGCAGCCTGCTGGAGCGTTTTTTCACCAGCAAGGGCTACCGCGCCCGCACGGTGCCCAATACCGAGCAGATGGACCGCCTGCTGTCGCGCGAAGTCTTCAACCTGGTGGTGCTCGACCTCATGCTGCCCGGCGAGGATGGCCTGGCAGCCTGCAAGCGCCTGCGTGCGGCGAACAACCAGATCCCGATCATCATGCTCACTGCCAAGGGCGACGAACTCAGCCGCATCAAGGGCCTGGAGCTGGGCGCCGACGACTACCTCGGCAAACCGTTCAACCCTGATGAACTGGTCGCGCGGGTCAAGGCCGTGCTGCGTCGTCAGGCACCCTCCGTACCGGGGGCGCCCGGCAGCGAGGAGGAGACCGTCACGTTCGGCGACTACGAGCTGTCGCTGGCCACCCGCGAGCTCAAGCGCGGCGAAGAAGTCCACATGCTGACCACCGGCGAATTCGCCGTGCTCAAGGCTCTGGTGATGCATGCCCGCGAGCCGCTGACCCGCGACAAGCTGATGAACCTGGCCCGAGGCCGCGAGTGGGATGCCCTGGAGCGTTCCATCGACGTGCAGATCTCACGCCTGCGCCGCATGATCGAGCCAGACCCCTCCAAACCGCGCTACATCCAGACCGTGTGGGGCGTAGGCTACGTCTTCGTGCCGGACGGAAACACCAGCAAATGA
- a CDS encoding molybdopterin-binding protein, which produces MTIKAINVRNQFKGTVKEILEGPVLSEIDVQTASGIVTSVITTRSVRELELQVGSEVIAFVKSTEVSIAKL; this is translated from the coding sequence ATGACCATCAAAGCTATCAACGTCCGCAACCAGTTCAAAGGCACCGTGAAGGAAATCCTCGAAGGGCCGGTATTGTCGGAAATCGACGTGCAAACCGCCTCCGGCATCGTCACTTCGGTGATCACCACCCGTTCGGTGCGTGAGCTGGAACTGCAGGTGGGCAGCGAAGTGATCGCCTTCGTCAAATCCACCGAGGTGTCGATTGCCAAGTTGTGA
- a CDS encoding PaaI family thioesterase, producing MDVPAEYVESAFSQLLGCRLQRLETGVAEVALRLEPHLRNRGQKLHGGAIFSLVDIAMGLACSASHGFDQQSVTIECKINYLRAVSDGEVVCTARVLHAGRRTLVVDADVLQGDKLVAKAQGTFAVL from the coding sequence ATGGACGTTCCGGCCGAATACGTCGAAAGCGCCTTCAGCCAGCTCCTGGGCTGCCGCCTGCAACGCCTGGAAACAGGCGTGGCCGAGGTGGCCCTGAGGCTCGAGCCACACCTGCGCAACCGCGGCCAGAAGCTGCATGGCGGGGCGATCTTCAGCCTGGTGGACATCGCCATGGGGCTGGCCTGCTCGGCCAGTCATGGCTTCGACCAGCAGAGCGTGACGATCGAATGCAAGATCAACTACCTGCGTGCCGTGAGCGACGGCGAAGTCGTGTGCACGGCACGTGTGCTGCACGCCGGGCGCCGCACCCTCGTGGTCGACGCCGACGTACTTCAGGGCGACAAGCTCGTGGCCAAGGCGCAAGGAACCTTCGCCGTTCTCTAG
- the gshA gene encoding glutamate--cysteine ligase produces MSELLNRRLSLLGANLPLLKQCLHGIERECLRVTDEGRLAQTPHPEALGSALTNEQITTDYSESLLEFITPALADPAKVLESLDQIHRFVYTKLGGEYLWSPSMPCALPAEEDIPIAEYGTSNIGKLKHVYRKGLALRYGRTMQCIAGIHYNFSLPEALWPLLREAEGSEQNDRDFQSAAYIALIRNFRRYSWLLMYLFGASPALDKGFLRGHPHQLEELDAETLYLPYATSLRMSDLGYQSNAQAGLTPCYNDLASYTDSLRKAVGTPYPPYVEIGTHKDGEWVQLNTNILQIENEYYSNIRPKRVTYTGERPIQALMSRGVQYVEVRCLDINPFLPVGIDLPQARFLDAFLLFCALDDSPQLGNGECGQCTSNFLTVVKEGRRPGLELRRDGQPIGLRDWASELITRIAPLAELLDRAQGGDEHAKALAAQQAKVDDASLTPSAQVLARMTEHDETFVQFALRQSRLHAETFREQPLDVERQQAFETLARESLAEQSRLEQQEVGDFDLFVGAYQASILAISN; encoded by the coding sequence TTGAGCGAACTCCTCAACCGCCGCCTGAGCCTGCTCGGCGCCAATCTCCCCCTGCTCAAGCAGTGCCTGCACGGCATTGAGCGCGAATGCCTGCGCGTGACCGACGAAGGTCGCCTGGCCCAGACCCCGCACCCCGAAGCCCTGGGTTCGGCGCTGACCAACGAGCAGATCACCACGGATTATTCCGAGTCGCTGCTGGAGTTCATCACCCCAGCCCTGGCGGACCCGGCCAAGGTGCTCGAAAGCCTCGACCAGATTCACCGCTTCGTCTACACCAAGCTTGGCGGCGAATACCTGTGGAGCCCCTCGATGCCCTGTGCGCTGCCGGCCGAGGAGGACATCCCGATCGCCGAGTACGGCACCTCCAACATCGGCAAGCTCAAGCACGTCTACCGCAAGGGCCTGGCCCTGCGCTACGGCCGTACCATGCAATGCATCGCCGGTATCCACTACAACTTCTCCCTGCCCGAAGCGCTGTGGCCATTGCTGCGCGAAGCCGAAGGCAGCGAGCAGAACGACCGCGACTTCCAGTCGGCGGCGTATATCGCCCTGATCCGCAATTTCCGCCGCTACAGCTGGCTGCTGATGTACCTGTTCGGCGCATCGCCGGCACTGGACAAAGGCTTCCTGCGCGGCCACCCGCACCAGCTCGAGGAGCTGGACGCCGAGACCCTGTACCTGCCCTACGCCACCAGCCTGCGCATGAGCGACCTGGGCTACCAGAGCAACGCCCAGGCGGGCCTGACGCCGTGCTACAACGACCTGGCCAGCTACACCGACAGCCTGCGCAAGGCGGTAGGCACGCCCTACCCGCCCTATGTGGAAATCGGCACCCACAAGGATGGCGAGTGGGTGCAACTGAACACCAACATCCTGCAGATCGAGAACGAGTACTACTCGAACATCCGGCCCAAGCGCGTCACCTACACCGGCGAACGTCCGATCCAGGCCCTGATGTCCCGGGGCGTGCAGTACGTCGAAGTGCGCTGCCTGGACATCAACCCATTCCTGCCGGTAGGCATCGACCTGCCCCAGGCGCGTTTCCTCGACGCCTTCCTGCTGTTCTGCGCACTCGATGACAGCCCGCAGTTGGGCAATGGCGAATGCGGCCAGTGCACCAGCAACTTCCTCACCGTGGTCAAGGAAGGCCGTCGCCCCGGCCTGGAACTGCGCCGCGATGGTCAACCGATCGGCCTGCGCGACTGGGCCAGCGAGCTGATCACCCGCATCGCGCCACTGGCCGAGCTGCTCGACCGCGCCCAGGGTGGCGACGAGCACGCCAAGGCGCTGGCCGCACAGCAGGCGAAGGTCGACGACGCCTCGCTGACTCCGTCGGCACAGGTACTGGCGCGCATGACCGAGCACGACGAGACCTTCGTCCAGTTCGCGCTACGCCAGAGCCGCCTGCACGCCGAGACCTTCCGTGAGCAGCCGCTGGATGTCGAACGCCAACAGGCCTTCGAGACCCTGGCGCGCGAATCGCTGGCCGAGCAATCGCGTCTGGAACAGCAAGAAGTCGGCGACTTCGACCTGTTCGTCGGCGCCTACCAGGCCAGCATCCTGGCGATCAGCAACTGA
- the ssuB gene encoding aliphatic sulfonates ABC transporter ATP-binding protein, with translation MSVLKEQPPRLLRGIPLAVQGVRKAFGQREVLRGIDLHIPAGQFVAVVGRSGCGKSTLLRLLAGLDQPSGGQLLAGAAPLAQAREETRLMFQDARLLPWKKVIDNVGLGLSGNWRTDALQALEAVGLAERANDWPAALSGGQKQRVALARALIHKPRLLLLDEPLGALDALTRIEMQQLIERLWHQHGFTVLLVTHDVNEAVAVADRVILIEDGAVGLDLTVDLPRPRARGSHRLAALESQVLDRVLAAPGTPPEPEPVAPLPTQLRWAH, from the coding sequence ATGAGCGTGCTCAAGGAACAGCCGCCGCGCCTGCTGCGCGGCATCCCCTTGGCGGTACAGGGCGTGCGCAAGGCGTTCGGCCAGCGCGAGGTGCTGCGGGGCATCGACCTGCACATCCCGGCCGGCCAGTTCGTCGCCGTCGTCGGCCGTAGCGGCTGCGGCAAGAGCACCTTGTTGCGCCTGCTCGCTGGCCTCGACCAGCCCAGCGGCGGTCAGTTGCTCGCTGGCGCCGCGCCATTGGCCCAGGCCCGTGAGGAAACCCGCTTGATGTTCCAGGACGCGCGTCTGCTGCCCTGGAAGAAGGTGATCGACAACGTCGGCCTGGGCCTTTCCGGCAACTGGCGCACCGATGCCCTGCAGGCCCTGGAGGCCGTCGGCCTGGCAGAGCGGGCCAATGATTGGCCGGCTGCGTTGTCGGGCGGCCAGAAGCAGCGCGTGGCCTTGGCCCGGGCGCTGATTCACAAGCCGCGCCTGTTGTTGCTGGACGAGCCGCTGGGCGCGCTCGACGCCCTGACCCGGATCGAGATGCAGCAATTGATCGAACGCCTGTGGCACCAGCATGGCTTCACCGTGCTGCTGGTCACCCATGACGTCAACGAGGCCGTTGCCGTGGCCGACCGGGTGATCCTGATCGAGGACGGCGCCGTGGGCCTGGACCTGACCGTCGACCTGCCCCGGCCAAGGGCCCGTGGTTCGCATCGCCTGGCGGCGCTTGAAAGCCAAGTGCTCGACCGTGTTCTTGCCGCCCCGGGCACACCGCCCGAGCCGGAACCTGTAGCCCCTTTGCCCACGCAGCTGCGTTGGGCGCATTGA
- a CDS encoding TetR/AcrR family transcriptional regulator — protein MSRTVSPRKPRASSQARIASILAAARELLADQGVAGLSIYSVAERAQIPPSSVYHFFASVPALLEALTADVHLAFRETLCAPIDSAALTTWHDLSRLVEQRMLEIYNEDAAARQLILAQHGLSEVVQADRQHDMELGELMHKLFDQHFQLPVMPVDVDVFALAMELSDRVYARSVQLHEQITPRMAEEGKRVFEAYLGLYLPPFLPKR, from the coding sequence ATGAGCCGCACCGTCAGCCCGCGCAAGCCCCGCGCCAGCAGCCAGGCCAGGATCGCCTCGATCCTGGCGGCGGCGCGCGAGCTGCTGGCCGACCAGGGTGTGGCAGGCCTGTCGATCTACAGCGTGGCCGAGCGGGCGCAGATTCCCCCCTCGTCGGTGTATCACTTCTTCGCCAGCGTCCCGGCGCTGCTCGAGGCGCTGACCGCCGACGTCCACCTGGCGTTTCGCGAAACGCTCTGCGCACCGATCGACAGCGCGGCCTTGACCACCTGGCACGACCTGTCGCGGCTGGTCGAGCAACGTATGCTGGAGATCTACAACGAGGATGCCGCGGCGCGCCAGCTGATCCTGGCCCAGCATGGGCTGAGCGAAGTGGTCCAGGCCGACCGTCAACACGACATGGAGCTGGGCGAGCTGATGCACAAGCTGTTCGACCAGCATTTCCAATTGCCGGTGATGCCGGTCGATGTGGATGTGTTCGCCTTGGCCATGGAGCTGAGCGACCGGGTCTATGCCCGGTCGGTGCAGTTGCATGAGCAGATCACCCCGCGCATGGCCGAGGAGGGCAAACGGGTATTCGAGGCATATCTGGGGCTGTACCTACCGCCGTTCCTACCCAAACGCTGA
- the ssuD gene encoding FMNH2-dependent alkanesulfonate monooxygenase, protein MSLNIFWFLPTHGDGKYLGTTDGARAVDHGYLQQIAQAADRLGFGGVLIPTGRSCEDSWLVAASLIPVTQRLKFLVALRPGIISPTVAARQAATLDRLSNGRALFNLVTGGDPDELAGDGLHLDHQARYEASVEFTRIWRKVLEGEVVDYDGKHIQVKGAKLLYPPIQQPRPPLYFGGSSDAAQDLAAEQVELYLTWGEPPAAVAEKIAQVRKKAAAQGRTVRFGIRLHVIVRETNAEAWAAADTLISHLDDDTIARAQASLARFDSVGQQRMAALHGGKRDKLEVSPNLWAGVGLVRGGAGTALVGDGPTVAARVKEYADLGIDTFIFSGYPHLEESYRVAELLFPHLNVQRPEQPKSGGYVSPFGEMVANDILPKSVAQS, encoded by the coding sequence ATGAGCCTGAACATCTTCTGGTTCCTCCCGACCCATGGTGACGGCAAGTACCTGGGCACCACCGACGGCGCCCGGGCGGTCGATCACGGCTACCTGCAACAGATCGCCCAGGCTGCCGACCGCCTTGGCTTTGGCGGCGTGCTGATCCCTACCGGCCGCTCCTGCGAGGACTCCTGGCTGGTGGCGGCGTCGCTGATCCCGGTCACCCAGCGCCTGAAGTTCCTGGTGGCCCTGCGCCCTGGCATCATTTCGCCCACCGTGGCGGCGCGCCAGGCCGCCACCCTCGATCGCCTGTCCAACGGCCGGGCCCTGTTCAACCTGGTGACCGGCGGTGACCCGGACGAGCTGGCCGGCGACGGCTTGCACCTGGACCACCAGGCGCGCTACGAGGCCAGCGTCGAATTCACCCGCATTTGGCGCAAGGTGCTCGAAGGCGAGGTGGTCGACTATGACGGCAAGCACATTCAGGTCAAGGGCGCGAAGCTGCTCTATCCACCGATCCAGCAGCCGCGTCCGCCGCTGTATTTCGGAGGCTCGTCCGATGCCGCCCAGGACCTGGCCGCCGAACAGGTCGAGCTGTACCTGACCTGGGGCGAGCCGCCCGCCGCGGTGGCCGAGAAGATCGCCCAGGTGCGCAAGAAAGCTGCCGCCCAGGGGCGCACAGTGCGCTTCGGCATTCGCCTGCACGTGATCGTGCGTGAAACCAACGCAGAGGCCTGGGCAGCGGCCGACACGCTCATCTCGCACTTGGACGACGACACCATCGCCCGTGCCCAGGCGTCCCTGGCGCGCTTCGATTCGGTGGGCCAGCAGCGCATGGCCGCCTTGCACGGCGGCAAGCGCGACAAGCTCGAAGTCAGTCCCAACCTGTGGGCCGGTGTCGGCCTGGTACGCGGCGGCGCCGGTACTGCGCTGGTGGGCGATGGCCCGACCGTGGCAGCGCGGGTCAAGGAATATGCCGACCTGGGCATCGACACCTTCATATTCTCGGGCTACCCGCACCTGGAAGAGTCGTACCGGGTTGCTGAGCTGCTGTTCCCGCACCTGAATGTGCAACGCCCCGAGCAACCGAAGAGCGGCGGCTACGTGAGCCCATTCGGTGAAATGGTGGCCAACGACATCCTGCCCAAGTCCGTGGCGCAGAGCTGA